The Clarias gariepinus isolate MV-2021 ecotype Netherlands chromosome 4, CGAR_prim_01v2, whole genome shotgun sequence genome window below encodes:
- the adnp2a gene encoding activity-dependent neuroprotective protein 2a has product MYQVPVHDLAKLRRSRKRVKSILCDIALQNCQDLIEEYRPFDAGEASFNNTEWSDFTDGHVGRRRKKWKYRTEALCCSLCWFSTRSFYTFRSHALRCHREELDLASLLACPSCPFVSRPETINQHLKYFHPMPPKATSTPSLSVIQPPKTLTLASSSNLVDDRYMCVNCGYSDSLLYVMKKHVLVNHYATLLNRYFGHRLESVQNTGGQNKTARVLNSKYYCKECKLPAETIEHLLYHILSSDKHKDLHWHIMPFISEKTVSAQNAAQTNLLNLAPNLNQVKNVSLVTGSNFEQQGKQMKGHLMAKSNGTMFVAGPTNTAGLLCSAGARQVFLSSQTPALLQQQASSGIHQGLSTLSSSSLVKSIQMVMPNMQNASKQIPMTMTVPRLSQSQSAQPVLLPPGVQVSLPGKTSVRPPVLFTHRLQLNQSAPRHPLIASQSVRLIPTGNKVNGVPTYTLAPVQVDTVPGQPSATQVVSQTPIVMTQNGPQSSGTSPSKSSVPPAKPASSGQKEVAHKKNRPNKLAVFAPFLKKQNDDTVKCLRCKVLLTEQWIFQHLLHGLKCLFCPLMFYSFKQIMEHSNKEHNLKIKKNRDFIKIEYKLDCDEEGNIEFSTFSLNTDVPKDLLDNRELNLVLVTSAQEKIYIKMYPDSAKAVYPPTLKNIPTMCPFCQMKLQNLEDYEHHLKAIHHIVPTIHAILKSPAFKCIYCFGVYSEKSTPKTISIHVQRCRCAPKSVKEAEKRLNPDTTGHANGDMVNSIQQSFQPHIILNPGDRQIIKEKSKRESTAEKNTSRGIKACKTDICAPVELILDPSGMEMRSFEDRKEFLTKYFHNKPYPSKMELLTLAARLWLNKTDVLHHFGMKRSRCMKTIQRRRTAVLLGFNMTEVNKVKHDLLIPEVEPAV; this is encoded by the exons CCTTGCAGAATTGTCAGGACTTGATAGAG GAATACAGACCTTTTGATGCTGGCGAGGCAAGTTTCAACAACACCGAGTGGAGTGATTTCACCGATGGTCATGTTGGCAGGAGGAGAAAAAAG TGGAAATACCGGACGGAAGCGCTGTGCTGCAGCCTGTGTTGGTTTTCCACACGGTCTTTTTACACCTTCAGAAGTCATGCACTGCGGTGTCACAGGGAGGAACTAGACCTGGCATCCCTTTTAGCCTGCCCAAGCTGCCCTTTTGTCAGCCGCCCAGAAACCATAAATCAGCACCTCAAGTATTTTCACCCCATGCCTCCAAAAGCAACATCTACACCCAGCCTGTCAGTTATTCAGCCACCTAAAACTTTAACCCTTGCATCATCTTCCAACCTGGTGGATGATAGGTACATGTGTGTGAACTGTGGCTACAGTGACTCTTTACTTTATGTGATGAAGAAACATGTTTTGGTGAACCACTATGCTACGTTATTAAACCGTTACTTTGGCCACAGATTGGAAAGTGTCCAAAACACAGGCGGTCAAAACAAAACTGCCAGAGTTCTGAATTCTAAGTATTACTGCAAGGAGTGTAAACTGCCAGCAGAGACCATAGAACATCTCCTGTATCACATTTTGAGCTCGGACAAGCATAAGGATCTGCACTGGCACATTATGCCATTTATCAGCGAAAAGACTGTCTCTGCCCAAAATGCTGCCCAGACTAACTTGCTAAATCTTGCACCAAATTTGAATCAGGTTAAAAATGTTAGCCTGGTTACAGGATCCAACTTTGAGCAACAAGGTAAACAAATGAAAGGACATTTAATGGCTAAATCTAACGGCACAATGTTCGTGGCGGGGCCGACCAACACGGCAGGTCTTCTGTGCTCTGCTGGAGCGAGGCAGGTCTTCCTCTCCTCCCAAACTCCAGCTTTACTACAACAGCAGGCCTCTAGTGGGATCCATCAAGGTTTGTCTACCTTGTCTTCCTCTTCGCTTGTTAAATCTATACAGATGGTGATGCCAAATATGCAGAATGCTTCTAAACAGATTCCCATGACCATGACGGTGCCTAGGCTTTCACAATCTCAATCAGCTCAACCTGTGCTTCTGCCCCCAGGAGTTCAGGTCAGCCTTCCCGGAAAAACTAGTGTACGTCCACCCGTGCTTTTTACTCACAGACTACAGCTCAACCAGTCTGCTCCCAGACATCCCCTCATAGCGTCTCAGTCTGTCCGACTCATTCCTACAGGCAACAAAGTGAATGGTGTCCCAACGTACACTTTGGCTCCTGTACAGGTTGACACAGTACCTGGCCAGCCTAGTGCTACTCAAGTCGTCAGTCAGACACCAATAGTCATGACACAAAATGGGCCCCAGTCCTCAGGAACCTCTCCATCAAAGTCATCAGTACCGCCTGCTAAGCCAGCATCTTCAGGCCAAAAAGAGGtggcacataaaaaaaatcgacCAAATAAACTGGCTGTTTTTGCACCGTTTCTAAAGAAACAGAATGACGATACTGTAAAATGCCTACGGTGCAAGGTTTTGTTGACCGAGCAGTGGATCTTTCAGCATTTGTTGCATGGTTTGAAGTGCCTGTTTTGCCCTCTGATGTTCTACTCCTTCAAGCAGATCATGGAGCACTCAAACAAAGAGCACAacttgaaaataaagaaaaacagagacTTCATCAAAATAGAGTACAAACTTGACTGCGATGAGGAAGGCAACATTGAGTTTTCCACTTTCAGCTTGAACACAGACGTGCCCAAAGACCTGTTGGATAATCGAGAACTCAACCTCGTGCTGGTCACTAGTGCTCAAGAGAAAATCTACATAAAGATGTACCCAGACTCTGCGAAGGCTGTATACCCACCCACGCTGAAAAACATACCCACAATGTGTCCATTCTGCCAGATGAAGCTGCAGAATTTGGAGGACTATGAGCACCATTTAAAAGCCATCCATCACATTGTGCCCACCATCCATGCCATCTTGAAATCCCCTGCCTTCAAGTGCATCTACTGCTTTGGGGTGTATTCTGAAAAGTCCACCCCCAAAACCATTTCTATACATGTGCAACGATGTCGGTGTGCTCCCAAGAGTGTCAAGGAAGCAGAGAAGCGCCTGAATCCAGACACAACTGGGCATGCCAATGGCGATATGGTGAACTCCATCCAGCAGAGTTTCCAACCACACATCATACTGAATCCAGGAGACAGACAAATCATCAAAGAAAAGTCCAAGAGGGAGTCTACTGCTGAGAAGAACACCAGCAGAGGCATCAAGGCCTGCAAGACTGATATTTGTGCCCCAGTCGAGCTGATACTGGACCCGTCAGGAATGGAGATGCGCTCTTTTGAGGACAGGAAAGAGTTCCTTACAAAGTACTTTCACAATAAGCCCTACCCATCAAAAATGGAGCTGCTAACGCTTGCTGCTCGTCTGTGGTTGAACAAGACAGATGTGCTTCATCACTTCGGTATGAAACGGAGCAGATGCATGAAAACAATCCAGAGGAGGAGAACTGCAGTACTGCTGGGCTTCAACATGACGGAGGTGAATAAAGTGAAACATGACCTTCTTATTCCAGAGGTGGAGCCTGCTGTCTGa